Below is a genomic region from Hyalangium minutum.
GCTGGTGCCGCTGCGCGGCGAGGGGCTCACCGCCGAGCCCACCGTGCGCATGTCCGTGGAGGAGGGCGCCGATGTGGTGGCCTTCTCCGGCGACAAGCTGCTCGGAGGCCCTCAGGCCGGCATCATTGTCGGGCGCAAGCCGCTGCTGGCGCGCATCAAGTCCCACCCGCTCACCCGGGCGCTGCGCGTGGACAAGATGACGGTGGCCGCGCTGGAGGCCACCCTCGAGCTCTACCGGGACGGCCGTCCCGAGGCGGTGCCTGCCTGGCGCCTGCTCTCCCAGCAGCCAGAGGAGCTGCGCGCCCGTGCGGAGCGGCTCCAGACTTTGCTGGCCGCTCGGGGCGTGGCGGCGCGTGTTGCGGCAGTGTCGGGGCAGGTAGGCGGGGGAGCGATGCCGCTGGCCCGGTTGTCTTCCTTTGCGTGCATCCTCAAGGTTGAGGGGCCGGATGTATTCCTGGACCGCCTGCGCGGCGCCGAGGCTCCGGTTATTGGAAGGATCGCGGACGGAGAGGTCGTCCTCGATGTCCGCTGCCTCGCAGAGGAGGAACTCGGACTGGTTGCCGAGGCTGTCGGCACCACCAGACAGGGAAGCCGCCCATGATCGAAAGTGCCGTCCTGGTTCTGAACCGGAACTACCAGCCTGTCCACGTCACTTCCGTCAAGCGCGCCTTCTCCTTGCTGTACCAGGGCGTGGCCAAGGCCATTGACGACCAGTACCGGCTCTACGAGTTCGCCGACTGGGCCGCGCTGAGCGCCACCACCGACTGCATCACCACGGTGAACCGCTCCATCCGCGTGCCCCGCGTGCTGGTGCTCTCTGTCTACGAGTACCTCCCCAAGGGCCGGGTGCGCTTCTCACGTCTCAACATCTACGCGCGCGATCACGACACCTGCCAGTACTGCGGGCGCACCCTGCCTCGCTCGGAGCTGAACCTGGATCACGTGCGGCCTCGCTGTGACGGAGGCAAGACGACGTGGGAGAACGTTGTCTGCTCGTGCGTGCCCTGCAACCTGAGGAAGGGCGGGCGCACCCCGGAGCAAGCAGGGATGAAGCTGCTGCGGAGACCTTTCCGCCCGAAGTGGACGCCGCTGTTCCGCGGAGCCATCCGGCGTGTCACCTACCGTGAGTGGTTGCCCTTCCTGAGGGTAGAGGACGCCTCTTACTGGAACGTGGAGCTGCTGGACG
It encodes:
- a CDS encoding HNH endonuclease yields the protein MIESAVLVLNRNYQPVHVTSVKRAFSLLYQGVAKAIDDQYRLYEFADWAALSATTDCITTVNRSIRVPRVLVLSVYEYLPKGRVRFSRLNIYARDHDTCQYCGRTLPRSELNLDHVRPRCDGGKTTWENVVCSCVPCNLRKGGRTPEQAGMKLLRRPFRPKWTPLFRGAIRRVTYREWLPFLRVEDASYWNVELLDE